ATGCATCTTAGTAGGTAGCCACGGGACAATCGTGGCCGCAAAATCATGCAAGGCGGCGACAGTCATATCACTAACCGTCGCAATGTTTTGACCATTTAATTCGTAGTTAAACAACTGAGGATTGAAGCGTGATCCGTGACAATCTGGACAAGTATCAAACTTGTAAAAGCGATTCAGCCGAGTAATTGCCCGTTCATTTTTGGTCGTCGCCATACTATCTTCAACGGCGGCAAAGGCGTTCTCGTAGACAGCGTTGTCCATGTGAAAGATTTTACCTTTAGCGCTTGGAATGTTGATGGCAACGGTTTGCTTAGGACCATGTAATACGCGTGCTTTATCGGCTTCACTAAGGTCTTTATATGGAATGTCGATGGGAATCCCAATTTCGCGCGCAACGATCGGCATAAAGTTACGTCCAGGTAGGTGCCAAGAAGCAACGGCCCCTTCTTCGATAGTTTGATTTTCATCCGCAATAATGAGTGCCGGGTCAATTTGGCGAACTTGGCCTAGGCCACCGCAAGTCGGACAGGCCCCACCTGAATTGAAGGCGAAATCTTCGGCGCCGGGCGCTCTGAATTTGGCGCCACAAGTCGGACAGGTGACGTAACCATCATTTTCAGCCACATCGAGCGTTGGTGGCATGCGGTGACCATTGGGGCAAACTGCTGAGCTGAGTCGTGAGAAGGCTAGCCTTAAGATATTTAAGCTTTCAGACATGGTGCCGACGGTTGAACGGACGCCGGGAACCTGGGGGCGTTGGCGTAGCGCTAATGCAGATGGTAAGTATTGTACTGAATCAACACTGGCTTTGCCGACCTGATTGATTCGGCGGCGGGTAAAGGTTGACAGGGCGTTTAAGTAGCGGCGGGCCCCCTCAGCGTACAGGACGCCCATTGCGAGTGATGACTTACCGGACCCACTGCGACCAGTAATCGCAACAAATTCGTTGAGTGGAATGTCGATATCGATATTTTTTAAATTATTGACGTGTGCGCCTCGCACTTGAATGTGAGTCGGTAACGTGGTTTGTGGCATGACTAAAACCCCTTTCGTGTCACTTTATATGCTACAACAAAAGGACGGCTTTGCCTAAGAAAGCGGTGGCAGTATCTCGCGCCCCACGACCGGGGGAGTATGATAAACTAGGGCTAACGATTATTGGAGGGGGCGATGGTGAGATGTCGAAGAAGCGACGATTAAGTTGGCTGAGCGTGCTCGGACTATTGGCAGGATTTTGTTGGTGGTTTAGCTTAGCAATGCGCGCGGCTGCGGATTATGATATTGACCAATATCAAGTCAATGTAGCCATTCAACGTGATGGTAGTGCGAATGTAACGCAAGCGATGACTTATCAATTTGATGATGATTATCACGGGGTATTTAATGTTCAAGATTTGAAAGGTATTCAGGGGGCCCAGTTGGAAGGGGTCACGACGCAACTGAATGGTGGGACCACGGTGACGGCGGCGCCAAGTGAAACGGGGGCCAACAACACGTATCAGTTGACCCAAAATGCTGACCGGATGCGTGTCAAGCTCTACCGGCAAGTTCAAGAAGATGATAAGTTACGGGTTGTCTATCGGTATCGGCTTAAAGGGGTCGTAACGAACTATGCAGACACGGCCGAACTGAATTGGAAAGTGATTGGTAGTGGCTGGGATGTACCACTGAATAATGTCAAAATCGTGATTCAGTTACCTGCCAAGAATGTGAGCGCGTTACAAGCCTGGACGCACGGACCGTTGAGTGGTCAGACAAAAGTTGAGCGCGCGGCAGGCCGGGTGACGATGACGTTGGGACATAATCCCGCGAACCAATTCGTTGAAAGTCACCTACTATTTCCAACCACGGTCACGGCGACGAATACGCGGACGAATACTGCCAAGCGAAAAGCGACGGTCCAAAAACAAGAAGCTAAGTTGGCACAGGAAGCTAATGAAAAACGGCGACGTAATCAGTTACTGCGTCGCGTTATCTTTGGTGCCGCGGTGGCTGGTTGGTTATTGGTCATGATTGGCTATCTTTGGTGGCTGGCTCGTCATCCGGCTAAGCCACATCAGCAGCCGATTCCCATCAATCATTCATTTGACGTGCCACCAGTAACACCAGCAGTTGCTGAGTCATTGTGGGCACAGCGGTCGCCGAATACGGATGCTTTAACGGCTGAGATTTTGCGAGCAGCAGCTAATCAAGAAATAACGATTGAAACGGTTGCGGGTCACCGAAAACCGGATGTGCGGTTAACGCAATTGAAACCAGTGACTAACTCATTTTTGGCTCACTGTTTTGATAAAATCGCGGTTGACGGGCAGTTCATGTTAACGGATCTCAAAAAATACGGGAAGCGTGATAAAGCTGGTCGGTTGGGCAAATGGTTTAGCCGCTGGCAGACCGAAGTAGACCAAGACGTGGCGGTCTATCAAGACGAAACTAATTATCGGCTTCGTAATCAATGGCTGATGGCAGCAGTTGTCGTGAGTGTTATGGGGATGATTGCCACGGGTGCTGGGTTATTAGTTAGTCCGAAGGTCGTGACCCTGATGGTGATTCCAGCGGTAGTGGCCGCGGTGGCTTTCTGGATTGGCTGGATAATTCAACGGCGGCGGATTGCCATCAATACTGACGCAGGCTTGGAATTACGTAATCAAATCAATGGACTACGCCGCATGCTTAAGGATATTGGGCACTTTAATACGGCCCAAGTCGGTGATTTGATTTTGTGGGAACAAATCTTGCCATACGCCGCGGCTTTTGGACTAGCCAATCAAGTGACTAAGCAATTGGCGATTGATTTTGGTACGGAAGCATTGGCTACGGGGATGCTCGTGTATTACCCACTCTTCTATGCGAATGGTGGGCTGGACTTCGATTTGTCCGGTGCAATCAACGATAGTTTTAGTGGCGCCTTAGATGCCTCTGGAAGCGCTAGTTCGGCGTCGGGTGGTTCAGGAGGCTTCTCCGGCGGTAGTTCTGGTGGCTTTGGCGGTGGCTCCGGTGGTGGTGCCTTCTAACAAAGTATCAGAAAAGACTTGTACTTTGCGGGCATAATCGGTAGGCTAAGGGGTAGAAAAGGCTTACATGAAATGGATGATTAGTAATGACGATTAAATTAATAGCAACGGATATGGATGGGACGTTTTTAAATGATTATGGTGATTATGACCAGGAGCGGTTTGCCAACGACTATGCGGCGCTACAGCAGCGCGGTATTCAGTTTGTGATTGCCAGTGGTCACCAAGCGTCGGAACTAGCCACGACCTTTAGTGCTTACCCTGAAATGTGGTTGATTGGTGGTAACGGCGCGGAACTGTGGCAACGAGAAGCGGGACTCAAAGCTGCGACGTTCAGTCCCCAAGCAACTCAGCAAGTGTTAGCGGCCCTGGCACCGTATCCTGAATTACAAGTGGCATTGTGTGGCACCCAAACGGTCCATGTGTTGGCGCACGCGAACCCGCAGTTTGTAGCTAATATGCGTGACTACTATTACCAATTAGAGACATGTGCGGATTTAACCACAGTTACTGATCCGGTTGTGAAGTTCGACGTTATTTGTCCCGCGGCAATGACGGAGCAGTTAGTATATGAACTTACCCCTAAGCTCGCTGGCATTGCCGTACCCGCTTCAGGTGGTCAGGGCAGTATGGACTTGATTCAGCCGGGAATGCACAAAGGCCGCGCCCTCAAACAGCTTGGTGAACAGTTGGGTATTCTGCCGGATGAGATGTTAGTTTTTGGCGACGGCACCAATGATCTTGAGATGTTTCACTATGCGACCCATGCGGTTGCCATGCAAAACGCGCCTGAAAATGTCCAAGCCAATGCGACAGCGGTGACAGGTACCAATGTGGACAATGGTGTATTGGATTATATTGAACAACATATTTTGAGTTAACTTTGTGAGACCAGTATTTTGCTAACTTGGGTTACTTGGTGTGCGTGATGATCGTCAGACGGGGCTTTGGTCGCGCAAGCCTGTTCACTAGACATGGTTAAAACTGGTGTTTACGGGTGGGGTTAATTTGGATTGTTTATGAAAATGATGAGATGCTTTCAGAAAATCACGTATGGTTTTGATTGCCAAACGAGCTGAAAGCATGCTAAAATTAAAGTTATATAATTAACGACACAGAGGTCTGGAAGGTTTGTTTAATTCCGACCTCTTTTCTATCGGACAATTTCACTTTAAAAAAGAAGAGGTAATGGAATGCTCACCGTAAATAATGTTAGTATGCAGTTTTCAACACGTAAGCTTTATGAAGATGTCAATTTAAAATTCACGCCGGGAAACTGCTACGGCGTTATTGGTGCCAATGGTGCTGGTAAGTCGACGTTCTTAAAAATCTTGGAAGGTAAATTACAACCGACTACTGGGACGGTCTCGATGGGGCCTAACGAGCGGATGTCTAGCTTGAATCAAAATCACTTTGCTTTTGAAGATGAAGAAGTGTTAGCAACTGTTATTCGTGGTCACGAAAAGTTATACGAAATCATGACTGAAAAAGATGCGTTGTATGCCAAGCCTGATTTTAGCGATGAAGATGGGATTCGGGCTGCTGAATTAGAAGGCGAATTTGCCGAAATGGATGGCTGGAACGCAGAGTCGGAAGCGGACCAGTTGTTACAAAACCTTGGTATCGATGAATCGATGCAACACTTGAAGATGAGCGAGTTAACTGAACCGCAAAAGGTGAAAGTCTTATTAGGTCAAGCGCTGTTTGGAAGCCCCGACGTGCTATTACTGGATGAACCGACGAACGGGTTGGACGTCCAATCAATTAGCTGGTTGGAAGACTTTTTGGCTGGTTACGAAAAGACGGTCATTGTCGTTTCTCATGACCGGCATTTTCTAAATCAAGTTTGTACCCACATGTGTGACGTCGACTTTGGCAAGATCACACTATTTGTTGGGAATTATGATTTTTGGGTGGAATCTAGCCAGTTAGCGGCCAAGTTGCAAGCGAATGCCAATGCCAAGAAAGCTGACCAAATTAAAGAGTTGCAAGAATTCGTGGCGCGATTCAGTGCCAATGCTTCGAAATCTAAGCAAGCCACCTCACGGAAGAAACAATTGGAGAAAATTACGTTGGATGATATCAAACCATCATCACGTAAATATCCGTTCATTAAGTTCACGCCAGACCGTGAAATCGGTAATGACCTTGTGAAGGTCGAGAATGTCTCCAAGTCGATTGAAGGCGTTAAGATTCTTGATAACATTAGCTTCACGCTCCGTCCCAATGAAAAAACGGCGTTGATCAGCCGCAACGATTTGGCAACGACAACACTGATGCAAATTATTGCTGGGTCGATGGCACCAGATAGTGGCACGGTGACCTGGGGACAAACGACTTCGCGGACTTATTTGCCTAAAGATATTAATGAAGAATACGCGGGTAGTGAATTGCCAATTATTGATTGGTTACGCCAGTTTGCATCGAAAGAAGAAAGTGACAATACTTTCTTGCGAGGTTTCCTGGGTAAAATGTTGTTCTCTGGTAGCGATGTTGAACGACCAGTGAACGTGCTATCTGGTGGTGAAAAAGTACGGGGAATGTTATCAAAGATGATGCTTAGTCGGGCTAACGTCTTATTATTAGATGATCCGACCAACCATTTGGACCTGGAATCCATTACCGCACTGAATGATAGTCTGATTGATTTTAAAGGCGCCATCGTCTTTACTTCTCATGACCATGAATTTATTCAAACGATTGCCGACCACATTGTCGAAGTGAGTGCGAAAGGCGTTGTTGATCGTGGTGATACGACTTATGATGAATACTTGGCCCATGAAGCAACACAGGGCCGGGTGCAAGATCTTTATTAGTTAGTCGTGGAATCCGATAAATCTAAACAAAATCACGTGTGAGCGTCCCCCAATCTGGTATGATTAATGCATATCAGATTGGGG
This Lactiplantibacillus plantarum DNA region includes the following protein-coding sequences:
- a CDS encoding Cof-type HAD-IIB family hydrolase, whose protein sequence is MTIKLIATDMDGTFLNDYGDYDQERFANDYAALQQRGIQFVIASGHQASELATTFSAYPEMWLIGGNGAELWQREAGLKAATFSPQATQQVLAALAPYPELQVALCGTQTVHVLAHANPQFVANMRDYYYQLETCADLTTVTDPVVKFDVICPAAMTEQLVYELTPKLAGIAVPASGGQGSMDLIQPGMHKGRALKQLGEQLGILPDEMLVFGDGTNDLEMFHYATHAVAMQNAPENVQANATAVTGTNVDNGVLDYIEQHILS
- a CDS encoding ABC-F family ATP-binding cassette domain-containing protein, whose amino-acid sequence is MLTVNNVSMQFSTRKLYEDVNLKFTPGNCYGVIGANGAGKSTFLKILEGKLQPTTGTVSMGPNERMSSLNQNHFAFEDEEVLATVIRGHEKLYEIMTEKDALYAKPDFSDEDGIRAAELEGEFAEMDGWNAESEADQLLQNLGIDESMQHLKMSELTEPQKVKVLLGQALFGSPDVLLLDEPTNGLDVQSISWLEDFLAGYEKTVIVVSHDRHFLNQVCTHMCDVDFGKITLFVGNYDFWVESSQLAAKLQANANAKKADQIKELQEFVARFSANASKSKQATSRKKQLEKITLDDIKPSSRKYPFIKFTPDREIGNDLVKVENVSKSIEGVKILDNISFTLRPNEKTALISRNDLATTTLMQIIAGSMAPDSGTVTWGQTTSRTYLPKDINEEYAGSELPIIDWLRQFASKEESDNTFLRGFLGKMLFSGSDVERPVNVLSGGEKVRGMLSKMMLSRANVLLLDDPTNHLDLESITALNDSLIDFKGAIVFTSHDHEFIQTIADHIVEVSAKGVVDRGDTTYDEYLAHEATQGRVQDLY
- a CDS encoding DUF2207 domain-containing protein, whose translation is MSKKRRLSWLSVLGLLAGFCWWFSLAMRAAADYDIDQYQVNVAIQRDGSANVTQAMTYQFDDDYHGVFNVQDLKGIQGAQLEGVTTQLNGGTTVTAAPSETGANNTYQLTQNADRMRVKLYRQVQEDDKLRVVYRYRLKGVVTNYADTAELNWKVIGSGWDVPLNNVKIVIQLPAKNVSALQAWTHGPLSGQTKVERAAGRVTMTLGHNPANQFVESHLLFPTTVTATNTRTNTAKRKATVQKQEAKLAQEANEKRRRNQLLRRVIFGAAVAGWLLVMIGYLWWLARHPAKPHQQPIPINHSFDVPPVTPAVAESLWAQRSPNTDALTAEILRAAANQEITIETVAGHRKPDVRLTQLKPVTNSFLAHCFDKIAVDGQFMLTDLKKYGKRDKAGRLGKWFSRWQTEVDQDVAVYQDETNYRLRNQWLMAAVVVSVMGMIATGAGLLVSPKVVTLMVIPAVVAAVAFWIGWIIQRRRIAINTDAGLELRNQINGLRRMLKDIGHFNTAQVGDLILWEQILPYAAAFGLANQVTKQLAIDFGTEALATGMLVYYPLFYANGGLDFDLSGAINDSFSGALDASGSASSASGGSGGFSGGSSGGFGGGSGGGAF